One region of Arvicola amphibius chromosome 3, mArvAmp1.2, whole genome shotgun sequence genomic DNA includes:
- the LOC119810215 gene encoding olfactory receptor 8B3-like encodes MDARNVSVVTEFILIGLTDHPELQMLLFFLFLAMYLVTALGNLCLITLTVLNSNLHTPMYFFLFNLSLIDICYCSVFTPQMLMNFVLKKNVISYMGCMTQVYFFIFFAVSECYVLTSMAYDRYMAICNPLLYNVVMSPKLCLSLTFGSYIIALSNAVVNTACMLRLSFCDANIINHYFCDVPPLLQLSCTSTDINELVLLVVGTINVIVPTSTIFISYGFILSSIFQITSFEGRSKAFSTCSSHILAVSLFFGSSAFEYFKPSSGRSMEEGKFSSVFYTNVVPMTNPLIYSLRNKDIKFALKKTMISRNF; translated from the coding sequence ATGGATGCAAGAAATGTCTCTGTGGTGACTGAATTCATCCTGATAGGATTAACAGACCACCCTGAACTCCaaatgcttttattctttcttttcctagcAATGTATCTGGTCACTGCATTGGGAAATTTGTGTTTGATAACTCTGACTGTGCTGAACTCTAACTTACATACTCCtatgtacttttttctctttaacttgtCCTTAATAGACATCTGTTATTGTTCTGTATTCACTCCCCAGATGCTGATGAACTTCGTATTAAAAAAGAATGTCATTTCTTACATGGGATGTATGACCCaagtctatttctttattttctttgctgtatcTGAATGCTATGTGTTGACTTcaatggcctatgatcgctaCATGGCCATCTGTAATCCACTGTTGTATAATGTTGTCATGTCTCCTAAGTTATGTTTAAGCCTTACGTTTGGTTCCTACATTATTGCACTTTCTAATGCTGTAGTTAACACTGCATGCATGCTGAGACTGTCCTTCTGTGATGCCAACATCATCAACCACTACTTCTGTGATGTTCCTCCTTTGCTCCAGCTCTCCTGCACAAGCACAGATATCAACGAACTTGTACTTCTTGTTGTTGGGACCATCAATGTCATTGTTCCAACTTCAACTATCTTTATCTCCTATGGTTTCATACTTTCAAGCATCTTTCAAATCACTTCATTTGAGGGAAGGTCCAaagccttcagcacctgcagTTCTCACATCCTTGCTGTATCTCTGTTCTTTGGTTCAAGTGCATTTGAGTATTTTAAACCCTCTTCAGGAAGGTCTATGGAAgaggggaaattttcttctgtattttataCTAATGTTGTTCCCATGACAAATCCCTTAATCTACagcttgagaaacaaagacattaAATTTGCCCTTAAGAAAACCATGATCAGCAGGAACTTTTGA
- the LOC119809814 gene encoding olfactory receptor 8B3-like — MDAVNVSLVTEFILVGLTEKPELQMPLFFLFLAMYLVTVFGNLCLIILTVLNSHLHTPMYFFLFNLSFVDICYCSVFTPQMLMNFILMKNSISYIECMTQVYFFCFFVVSECYVLTSMAYDRYMAICNPLLYNSVMSPKLCLSLMFGSYFISFSSAVAHTACMLRLTFCDTNTINHYFCDIPPLLQLSCTSTFVNEVVIFIVAGINLVVPTSTIFISYASILSSILRITSSEGRSKAFSTCSAHIIAVFLFFGSCALSYFKPSSAGSLNEGKISSVFYTHVVPMLNPLIYSLRNKDIKVALRKTLSNRNI; from the coding sequence ATGGATGCAGTAAATGTTTCTTTGGTGACTGAATTCATCCTGGTAGGATTAACAGAAAAGCCTGAACTCCAAATGCCCTTGTTTTTTCTGTTCCTAGCAATGTATCTGGTCACTGTATTTGGAAATTTGTGTTTGATAATTCTGACTGTGCTGAATTCTCACCTCCACACCCCtatgtacttttttctctttaacttgtCCTTTGTAGATATATGCTACTGTTCTGTGTTCACTCCCCAAATGCTGATGAACtttatattaatgaaaaattccatttcttATATTGAATGTATGACCCAAGtctatttcttttgcttctttgttgtttCTGAGTGTTATGTGTTGACTTcaatggcctatgatcgctaCATGGCCATCTGCAATCCATTGTTGTATAATAGTGTCATGTCTCCTAAACTATGTTTGAGCCTTATGTTTGGTTCCTACTTTATCTCATTTTCTAGTGCTGTGGCTCACACTGCATGCATGCTGAGACTGACCTTCTGTGATACCAACACCATCAACCACTACTTCTGTGATATTCCTCCTTTGCTCCAGCTCTCCTGCACGAGCACATTTGTCAATGAGGTTGTAATATTTATTGTTGCAGGCATCAACCTTGTTGTTCCTACTTCAACTATCTTTATCTCCTATGCTTCCATCCTCTCCAGTATCTTGCGCATCACCTCCTCTGAGGGAAGATCCAAAGCCTTCAGCACCTGTAGTGCCCAcattattgctgtttttctcttctttggttcaTGTGCACTTTCGTATTTCAAACCCTCCTCAGCTGGATCACTGAATGAAGGAAAAATCTCTTCTGTCTTTTACACCCATGTTGTTCCCATGTTGAATCCCTTAATCTACAGCTTGAGGAACAAAGATATTAAAGTTGCCCTTAGGAAAACCCTAAGCAACAGGAACATTTGA
- the LOC119809991 gene encoding olfactory receptor 150-like: MPERNDSTVTEFILSWLTDQSELKLPLFLLFLGIYLLTVLGNLGMIILIVLSSHLHTPMYFFLSSLSFIDLCYSTVITPKMLVNFVTMKNVISYQECMTQLYFFLAFVISECHMLAAMAYDRYVAICNPLLYNVTMSYQVCSWMIGWVYGVGIIGASIHTFCMLRVVFCKANTINHYFCDLFPLMELACSNTFINEVFLLYLSAFNILVPTLAILGSYIFIIASILRIKSTEGRFKAFSTCSSHFSAVAVFFGSLAFVYLQPFSVRSKDKGKVSSVFYTTVVPMLNPMIYSLRNRDVKLALNKLFHKMKVHV; encoded by the coding sequence ATGCCAGAAAGAAATGACTCCACAGTGACTGAGTTCATCCTCTCTTGGTTAACAGACCAATCAGAGCTGAAGCTTCctctgttcctcctcttccttggaaTTTACCTGCTCACAGTGTTGGGGAACCTGGGAATGATCATACTGATCGTGCTCAGCTCCCACctgcacacccccatgtacttcttcctcagcagtctGTCCTTTATTGACCTCTGTTACTCCACTGTCATCACCCCCAAAATGCTGGTGAACTTTGTGACAATGAAGAATGTCATCTCCTATCAGGAATGTATGACAcaactctatttctttcttgcttttgttaTATCTGAGTGTCACATGCTGGCTGCCATGGCGTATGACCGCTATGTTGCCATTTGTAATCCCTTGCTCTACAATGTCACTATGTCTTACCAAGTCTGTTCCTGGATGATAGGTTGGGTTTATGGCGTGGGCATCATTGGTGCATCTATCCATACTTTCTGCATGCTAAGAGTGGTTTTCTGTAAGGCTAATACAATAAACCATTACTTCTGTGATCTTTTCCCATTGATGGAGCTTGCCTGCTCCAATACTTTCATCAATGAGGTTTTCCTCCTGTATCTCAGTGCTTTTAACATTCTTGTTCCAACCCTGGCCATCCTGGGTTCTTACATCTTCATCATTGCTAGCATCCTCCGTATCAAATCCACTGAGGGCAGATTCAaagccttcagcacctgcagctcCCACTTCTCTGCTGTTGCTGTCTTCTTTGGTTCCTTGGCATTTGTGTACCTACAGCCCTTCTCAGTCAGAtccaaggacaaaggcaaagTATCCTCTGTGTTTTATACAACTGTTGTGCCCATGCTGAATCCTATGATCTACAGCCTAAGGAACAGGGATGTAAAACTTGCTCTAAATAAGTTATTTCATAAAATGAAGGTCCATGTGTAA